In Rhopalosiphum padi isolate XX-2018 chromosome 3, ASM2088224v1, whole genome shotgun sequence, the genomic stretch AGGTTACCTGACAGCGGCGTATCCAGGATtttttttaggggggggggggcacaCACTGTCTAAAATTTTACCATATATACTACCTACttccaataacaaaaaaataaaataaagcaaatatttaatgtttttaatgcaaatagtttatttatattttctgtcagtcattatgttaatatgtatacataataacaagGGCGTCTCTGGCCCTGtttttagggggggggggcgacttttatacaatttttttaaaaaaaagcaataatataagtataatcaatttattaaattctaatttataagtGAACATAGTAATTAGTAACTTATTGCTGGTCAAGTCATTTTGATCTGCAAATTTCattcatacaaattatttataggtaaaaaaaaatacaaatatgtaacctttagttaataatcataataataataaaaaaatctaattataatattttaattaagcccccaagtaattatttatttttattctataaaacaaATTCTTTAAAGCGTTTGTGTTCTGCAAACCGATCTATTATTTTCCATGCATCTAATTCTATATCGCGATGTACATGCAACAGTGCCAAACCAGTCAATCTTTCCTGTCCAATTTGACTTCTTAACCAagtttttaatctaataaacattaaatcatAAAGCAATAAAGCATAAGAAGCATGAATAAGCAAAAATAATCAAGACTTACATAACATTtcaattaatctattattattttttatcaaactttATGGAAGTACCTGCGTAACGTCGAAAAACTCCTCTCTGCGGAAGCAACACTTACTGGCAAAGTAgctaatattatcagtatttttctGATCCCgggaaatagtattttattacattgaGTAATTGATTCTAGTACGTTTTCAGGAATTgttttacctataattttataaattactattaatataaatatttatactaataatatattaacataaagacaaatataaatcaaatacttACATTCATTTTTACTTTCAATCCATTTGGTTTTCCATAGTTCTATTTCTCCttgaaattctaaaatatttatatccaaGTATGCATAGTGATTTGTTACAGCCTGAAGAAGTTCGTGTTTTTTGTCATTTGATATGTTTAAAACATTGGATGGTATAAGCAGCATCaatataaatgttgttttagtttttgtacTAAGAAAACGTGACTGCAAGTCTTCTGAAATGTTTTCAAGTAATGGAATATATAAAACTCGACGATAATATTCTTCTAGTGATTGAGCAGGAGTATTAGATCTTTGTATTTGGCGTTTGGCAATTCTtggtaattttaaatcaatgtcCAATTTATTCATAACATTCTTACTTTGTTCAAATAATTGTGAAAAGTCCGATTCACAATTAGATCGTTTTCCAGAGAGGGTAAGTATAATACCATCGATTATATCAGATGCTTCTGCAATGTCTCTATCGTAACTTTGCAAAAGTCTACTGGCTGGTAGTGTAACACTTAAAACGTCGGTTAATGCAaataaggtaataataaaatcacaacAAGTTACAGCCATTAAAAGTGTTTTAGCTTTTGACGAAGAAATATGGTCAGTCCATTCAGATATGTCAGTTAAACTTTCTATAATTTCTGACAAACAAGACTGAAATTCAAAAATGCTAGTATGACGTTCAACCCACCTTGTTTCGCATAAACTAATTATGGAACGTTTGCATTCTTTAAGATTGttcttcaaaataaaatttcgctttgatgataatttaaagaatgatattatttcttttataataccCATTGTATTTCTTACAAGCTGTACGTCTGATGACtttgaaattgataaatttaatgcgTGGTTAGAACAGGGACTGTGTACAGCatttatacaatgtttttggACCTGTTGAACATATAATGAATcacatttgtatatattttttatttattttacaccaaataatacaatagtttcattattaaaattttacaacaaaatattttatactcttaagagtgtacattaaaaataaggtATAGGGACTTTACATAAAAGGGGTGGGAATCATTGAACATACAACTCACGGTTTTTCTTGCGGTGCACTTCTTCGTGGTAGCTATGACTTGTAGAAGTCTGATACAGCGTGTTCCGTCACTGAATGGTGGCAATTTCTCACTTTGTAGTTATGTAGGAGGGACGGCCAATGATGGTCGTGGATAGACTGTAGCACTTCCGTGTATGCCGGTGGTGTGAATACCGGCCGGCTTGTGCAGTCTATAATGTAGCTGTTCAAGTTGTAGTGAATCGTGTCCGTGTATAACGGTGGTTTAATACCGTCCGGCTCACAATCCCACTACAATTAGCAAGGAGCAAAAGGGGGGTATCGAACCAAGGTTGCTGGCTCCTATTTGTGCTATCTGTAGCCCAGATTTCCTTAGCAGTATGATGATTTCAAATTCACGAAATTAATCATTTTCTTCGATGCATATCATTATTTGATTGTGTGAATCCTATAGATTTCAATCAGTTGAATTTAActagataaataatttagttctaCATTCCCGGGTTTAAAGGGGAAATCTGGTTTTCCAGTCAGGCGGCGTATGTTTCCAACGTATTTACTCTTCCGCGCTATCTATGTTGTGATTTGGAAATGTTATACGTGCGATTAGTAGTTTGCGTCGATGGTACACAAGAGCGCGCGTCGGTAGCGTTATATATATTGGTGTGTGACGAGCCAAGAGAGTTTGCCACTTGCCTTGGACACTCTGTTTGTCTCGTTACAAACAGCACCACGAAGTTGAGAGATCATGACCGAACATCCATCTGTTCCAATACCAACACAGTTTTCAAGATCTAGTGACATgctttttaaaatagatattacaaTATCTCCTAATTTTTCTCCAGTCAATTTGGGTTCGTTTGAAGTTCTTCGTCAACATTTGCATTATCATAAGATTTATCATGACAATTCAAAAATCCAACAAATCGTTcaaaaacttgatttttttcatcgatatatcttaaaattaagctCATTTGAGAAATATGAGCTATGTCTGTGGTCTCATcaaatataatactgtaatattgacttttttttatgtcttttaaaataatcgttaGTATTTCTTCTTTGCAACATTTAATCAATTGATCTTGTGTGGTATGTGAGATATATGTTGCTTTTGAATGGGCTGTAAGCAAGTGATTTTTTAAGCAATCATCCCCAGATCCAATACGGAATCTCAAAAGTTCACGAAAGTTGCCTTCGTTAACTACAGaagatgatattttaatttcatttaaattatgtttatcagTTAAATTTCCTTGGTCACGGTGTCCTCTAAACGCAATATTTTGGCGgcccaaaaatattatagattcgACAATTGGCTTTAACCGATTTCGGTTTTCAGTTACTTGTCTATAACGTTcggtacttaataaattatctactcGTTTGTCGGGACAGAAATGTGTTCGTACAAAATCTTCAGAACGTAAGATAGCATTTTTGTGATATTCATTGTTACTATGCGTTTCCAAATCACCATGTTTGCCTAGTAATTTAGCATACTtctttaactaatttttttaattgttccgTATTTTGTTTTCCACCAGTATTTTGAACTAAGAACAATTTAcagtataaacaaaaacaacCAGATAATGACTCCGAATAAACAAGCCATGGAAATTGTTCAAAATGGTTATACCTCAAAAACCGTTTTTCTTCTTTTCCCTGTTTTTTATGAATTGAAAACGGATATTTAAAGCTTGGGGTTGGTTTCCACTTATTTtccaaaagttttattttaacagtatCTTCAATAACATGTGATGAATTAATATAATGGCCGATAtcattactaataactaatgagGAAATATCATTTTCTACCTCAATATTACTAGTAGttactttattataagttgttgttGACGCTGGTATTACCTCGGATATTACAACTGTATCATCGGCATCCGCAGTTACCACTGTAGAATTGGAactattgttcttttttttattacaaaattctaagAGCGTAGACTGTTTtcgtttattcattttaaaaacgtacctatattattgacATTCACAAAAAACGTattagtctatataatattaaccaatAACTACATTGTAATACACAACCGTCAACAGCGTTAACCAGATgataaacgaaaaatataaactgtatgataaattgataaccaCTAATCACAATTACAATCACGATATTTCTAACCGTCATAGACCAGTTTCTGTTAACCATAGACTTCTCACTGTCTAGTGCGATAAACAGTGTTGCAGTGtcaccatattttaaaatttaaaattatttaactatatattctGTGTACATTTTgtgtatcataattcataagtcgTCATATTAtcacgaaaatattaaaataataaaaagaaaaaaaacagaggctcagggggggggggggcgatcGCCCcatcgccccccccccccccaaaaaaaaatacgcccttgcataataataaatagtaatggtaatttaataataaaaacgggtTAATCTCAACAAAATTATGAGTGTATAAAACAATAGTaacaattgtaaaaaattattttgaccaATCTACGAGTTGCAGTTTTCTTGGGGCTTTTTTTGCAAAATCCTCAAGGATTTCAGTTTCTGAAATGacatcttttttatttatgtttactaaAGCTAATCCATTTAGTCTATTTTCAGTCATTGTTGATCTTAAGTATGTTTTCAGTCGTTTTAAGGTAGAAAAAGTACGTTCTGGCGTAGCTGTTGTAACAGGAAGAGTTGTGAATATTTGTAAAAGCAATTTAATGTTAGGCACAATATCTGTACAATAAGGTAAAGTCTCAATAGCGGTTTGAGGTTTATTCACTGTGCTATTTTGTCCATCGTCTTTCCATTGATTTTGCCATATACTTAATTCAGCCTTTAATGTAACAATTGCATTTAAAGGAAGATCATTTTCGTATATTTTTGCAGCCTCTAAAATAGTTTTAGTatcatatttattgaaatgtgaTGGGATTAATCCTTCAAGTGGAATAATTTCTCTTAGCCTTTGATCAAATCGAGTTCTTAATTCACATATGATTTGGTCAAGAAATGGAAtgaatatagttattttgtaataatcttCCGGATTTGTAACGATCACATTAGCTCTTTGATTTTGTTTGCCAGAAAGTTGAGGTATTTTAATATCGACATCTATTTTAGAAGCAATTTTAAGtacttcattaaatatatttttgaaatgactATCAACATCTTTACGAATAGATTCTAAAGATTCTCGTACATTTATAACATCATTTAGAGCTTTTGATAAGTCTTGTTGTTTACTTTGAAGAATTTgacttaaatttaatgtataaaaaaaataaaaactgctaCTTCTAATGAAACAAGAAAATCGTTTTTTCTGATTGCACTACCATACATCGCTGCTTTACTTGATGAATCTGatttactactattattttcatagtCGTCTAAAGCTTCTATGATGTACAAAAACAATTCTTTGAATGTAATTAATGCATCATGCCTCTCAACTCAACGAGTCTCACATAATGTcttgagtttatttttttttatattatttttttcatctgacTCAAttatagatttaagtttattgaCACGTATTGCAGAAGcagaaaaaaaagttgaaattgTAGAAATAATtccattcatattttttattgcggATACATCGCATGCTTTGGATAAACACAAATTGAGAGAATGGTTAAAACAATGGGTGTAAAAAGCTAAAGGTTGTTCTTTCAGAATAAGAGCTTGAACACCATTTATCCGTCCAGACATGTTACTACCACCGTCGTAACTTTGGCCtcgaatattttcaatatttaaacctATAGAAACTAGCTTTTGTtcgattgtatttttaattactgtacCAGTAGTTGAAACCATTTCAATAAATCCTAGAAAATCTTCTCGAATAACCCAAGTCGTTACGTCGACATAACGAACGCAAATTGTCATTTGTTCTAGTGTAGAAACATCAGTTGTTTCATCACAAAGTATAGAATAGTATTTGGCTATTTTTACTcttacaactatttttttttataacgagaTTACCTATTTGTACAATTCTTGGATGAAGTATCAAAATGTGATAAAAGATCTTTGTCACCACTCTCTACGCGAAACGCTAAAAGTGCTCGTAGGGTACCCTGTTCACCGGACAAACAACTGTTACTTATACTTTCTGATGCCATTGAACCACACTCTCGATGTCCTctcaaagataaattatttttagcacaaaaaataatagttttgacaGTGGGAATAAGTCGTTTACGGTTGTATTCAATTACTTGCTGTTTGTGTTTATTCAACAATACGTCTACAGATTTTTCAAATCCACTTTCCGTGTTACGTATGAAATTATTCGCCTTTTGAGCTGCGAGAAGATGATATTCTTTTTTTTCGTGATTTTGTAaatcaacaattatatttttatacttgactAACGGTTCTTTTACTAATTTACCTAAACACTAAAAGCATATATctgtattaaataactataaaaattattaattcaatttacctATTTACTTTTTACCTGATTTCCTCCGGTAGTCGAAAAAACTACACACCATTTACAATAAGCACCTTGTTTAATTACGCTATAAGCAAGCCATGGAaatgatggtaaatatttatattgaaattttcgTTTCCGTTTACCTTCAATACTTATAGGAAAATCGTAAAAAGGTGGCGGTATATATGCATTTTTCAAGCAAGCAGTTATTTCAGAGCTATTCAAAGATCTACTAACTACAAAAGAAGCAATATCGTGCAAATTATGAGTTGTAGTTGAGGCAGAACCATGCAAttctttattctaaaatattaaaataaatatatatttttttattttatatacaatcaaatgtatattgacatattgtattcataatatactaacatcttcttggctattttttaaattatccgtAGTAACTGCGTCCACATTACCAATAATTGAGGACTAAAcatgaatcaaataaaatagtaagACTTAAAACTTCAAaagttgaattatatattataataatacaaaattatattcttaccgtgtcattaaaatgttcaactttttttttcttcgtgttaaaaattgaatataacatAGTTCTCTTTTCAGACATACTTGTTGCTACTTAGTTTATagttttgaatacaaaaaaaaaaattactgctaactgaataatttaataatttacactatGACTATACTCgtgaaataatacacattttacgTATTTTACGTTAACGATACGGTTGTAGATTTTCTGATTATTGATATGTGATAACTGATTACACTATTTACACAACGAATATTGTGGTACGGAGATCGTTAAACTGTCCGTGTCACCAAAACAGCTGTGTAACTACTCACTAGCGCCCGTTGTAACTAGAACCACGTTAGTGAAACATGATAACGGTAAAAGTGATTACTGATAACTGAATACTGGTATAagcatattattgtagtatGCGTTCATTGCGTATTTGCGTTCATGTatacgaataaatttaaatctttaaaacaaaatctaGTAAATACGACCAACGAGGGGGGGCCATGGCCTCTGTGCCCCCCCTGGATACGCCACTGTTACCTGATATATCCAAATCACAACGTTTTCAAACTAATATCAGCCATAGAGGAAGGTTATGTCAAACATAGTACAGATTCAGAcgtttttaacaaaacaattgaTTATGTTCTTGAAGAACATGGTGATTTACTGACATTTCCTTGTAGTGATCATAAAACTGAAATAATGACTAATATTTTCCAATACTACATCACTATGAGAATGAAACAGTTTACTTTGTCacaaaacaaacaattaaaaaagaaaagttacaagaaaaaaaaattatcaaaacttattactacataataggtacttaataaattatttccattatattatatactaaatgtctaaatacaattacacaataaattattacaaattataataaatatctataatatatataataataatatttatataataaaattataataataactaactgTAAACTCGGAATTCGAATAACGGCCGCCGGCCAAGAGAGCGCTAGTGTTGATTAGAACCGAAATTCCCTCGTCCCCCgcacaatcataatattaacgtGTACTCGTATCAACATTCGTTTCCAGTCCTGTATATCTTAGTTCGTGCTTTGAAGAGTAAACTTATTTGCTTTTTCGaagaatgaaataaaatatttagttcgtTTAAGACTTACCagttacacataaatataagaCATACGGTGGATATTAATAATGACACATTGaactttgaaatatttgaaggtaataataatgtttacagtagtttatacataattaaatatttaataattaatattacactatgtaattaatttaacaaaatttaatctTCTAAAACTaccaataaatgtttaaaaaaaaaaaaaaaaaagttaacaataTAGAATATTCATACTATTACTGTCATAGATAATTTTATCCAAGGAGTTCTGGCAAAGTTAGGAAATCAATgagaaagtaaaatttaaataagcatattaatttgaattaggGTAAAAGAAGCTTAAAAAATGGTGGATCAGTAAAAATAGGAAAAATATGTCcatcatatattaaattacacaagAAGGACAATCAATTAATTGTAGAATACAGCAGTACTCATT encodes the following:
- the LOC132925772 gene encoding 52 kDa repressor of the inhibitor of the protein kinase-like — translated: MSLDLENCVGIGTDGCSVMISQLRGAVCNETNRVSKVQKHCINAVHSPCSNHALNLSISKSSDVQLNNLKECKRSIISLCETRWVERHTSIFEFQSCLSEIIESLTDISEWTDHISSSKAKTLLMAVTCCDFIITLFALTDVLSVTLPASRLLQSYDRDIAEASDIIDGIILTLSGKRSNCESDFSQLFEQSKNVMNKLDIDLKLPRIAKRQIQRSNTPAQSLEEYYRRVLYIPLLENISEDLQSRFLSTKTKTTFILMLLIPSNVLNISNDKKHELLQAVTNHYAYLDINILEFQGEIELWKTKWIESKNECKTIPENVLESITQCNKILFPGIRKILIILATLPVSVASAERSFSTLRRLKTWLRSQIGQERLTGLALLHVHRDIELDAWKIIDRFAEHKRFKEFVL